Part of the Trueperaceae bacterium genome, CCGCGGAAGCGCCGGAGGCGGATTCCGGCTACTGAGCTTCCCCAACCCTCACGCTGGACGGGGAGCGGCCTTCGGGCCGCTCCCCGCTTCGTGATGGGGGCGTCGGGGTTGAGGTCGCGCCGCGTGGGCGCGGGGAGAGGTCGTTACGTGCGGTAGGTCGGTTCGGGCGTCGCGTCGCCCGGCGTGGGGCCGCTCAGGGCGTCGAGTTCGCGTTCGAGGCGGCGGGCGAGGTCGGGGTACCCGAACGCCCGCAGTTTCTCCGCGGTGACGCGGGCGGGCAGCGCGAGGCGGCCGACGTCGCGGACGCCGCCGTCGGCGGAGGCGGCGTCGATCCACTCCCACACCGTCGACGCGACGATCGCGTCGGCGCCGGTCGCCGCGGCGGTGTGGACGACCCCCAGAAGAGCCCCGAGCCGTCCGTGCAGGTCCCCGAGGGCCCGCAGGTGGCCGGCGCCCGCCCGGTACGCCTCGAGCGCCTCCTCGGGCCGGCCCGCTTCGGTGAGGGCGTGCCCGCGGTTGACGAGGGCGGCGGCGGCGACCCACGGTTCGCCGCCCTCGCGGGCGACGTCGTGCACCTGCCGGAACTTCGTGGCGGCGTCCGCGAAGGCGTTCGACATGCCGTCGACGACCGCGAGGTTGTTCAGGGACGAGGCGATGCGGCGGGCGTCGCCCTCCACCTCCCGCAACGCCAAGCCCGCCTCGTACGCGGCGCGGGCGCGGTCGAGCGCGCCGGCCTTCAGGTGCAGCGACCCGCGGGCGTTCTCCGCGTCGGACCGCACGAGCCGGTCGACGGCCCCGCCGTGGGCCTTGAGGAGGCGCTCGAGGCGTTCGAGGGCGGAGGGGACGCGGTTCGCCATGTCGTGGAAGCGCCAGGCGGACGCCGCGATCCGGAGGGCGTCCGCCCCGCGGTCGTGCGCCTCCAGGTGCGCGAGGGCGGCGTCGACGTCGTCGAGGAGCGCTTCGAGCCGCGCGAACGTGCGTTGCTGGTCGTGCCCCAACGCGTCGGCTTCGGCGCGGGCGACGACGTCGTCGATCCAGGCGGCGT contains:
- a CDS encoding tetratricopeptide repeat protein, producing VRTPDALARALRAHEPDAGDAGDAPALLFVDDVPHLAWLADVVPGVLERHPTLSLLATGRGPVDDVPAARIPVRGLPVRAPGPDRVGRPDPATDVLLRATRAAGATPPRDLGRDPRVRVAVERSGGHPLTLVHLGALLAREGLEALAPLAPPGACDATSDVADAPGLVEVFRPVVRLLPDEPRATLATLGAFHGPVDRHAIRRVTGLSEARLARDVRTLQGHHLLEHAPGVGAHATVQVAGGVRTWVRCEHERVLAGERDAFEGLDAAAVRGLRDAHAAWIDDVVARAEADALGHDQQRTFARLEALLDDVDAALAHLEAHDRGADALRIAASAWRFHDMANRVPSALERLERLLKAHGGAVDRLVRSDAENARGSLHLKAGALDRARAAYEAGLALREVEGDARRIASSLNNLAVVDGMSNAFADAATKFRQVHDVAREGGEPWVAAAALVNRGHALTEAGRPEEALEAYRAGAGHLRALGDLHGRLGALLGVVHTAAATGADAIVASTVWEWIDAASADGGVRDVGRLALPARVTAEKLRAFGYPDLARRLERELDALSGPTPGDATPEPTYRT